The nucleotide sequence AGGCAATAGTGACGAAGATATCTTGACTGTGTGGTCCCCCGTGCTTGCCCTGCCCGCCAAAGATGAGCCCGGTCTTATGCGCCACATTCTAGAGATGAATTGTGGTGAGACCTTTGAATCTTGCTTTGGCATTCTCGGTTCCCAAGTTGTGGTTCTGGCCAGTCGCCCACTAGCAGACATTTCACCGGGCGAAATTTCTCGCTTGATGACGATTGTGGCGACCATTGCCGACGATAACGATGAAGCACTACAGGCCGAATATGGCGCTTAAGATGGCGATGCTGCAACGGTTAGTACCAGTTGTGATCATCCTCAACTCATGAGGCTAACAGGCCGCTATATCCCCACGCAGTTGAATACTGGCGCCGCTCAAATGGCCCTTGATAGCTGGATGCTCGATCAGATTGTGACCGAGGACCGAGCTCCTATACTGCGATTTTATCGCTGGTCTGCGATCACAATTTCTCTCGGCTATCATCAGCGGCAATGGCCAGAGCATTGGAGCAATTTAACCTGGCAAAAACAGCCGATAGAACTGGTGCGGCGTCCCACCGGGGGGCGAGCCGTATTACATCAGGGCGATTTGACCTACGCGATCGCAATGCCGCTGGTTGGAAGCCGCCAAACCGCCTATCAACTCATTTGCGACGCCTTGATTGCCGCGTGGCGACAGTTTGGCGTAACTCTGCATTACGGTACTGCCGGTAGCGGCTATCGCCACCAAGCGAACTGCTTTGCACTGGCGACCCAGGCAGACTTAGTCACCTCTGAGGGATACAAACTCATTGGCAGCGCTCAGTTACGCCGCGATCGCTATGTTTTGCAGCATGGCTCCATGCGCCTGTGGCCCCAGTTCGACCTAGCCAAACAGGTCTTTGGTTGCCTCTCAGCAGCTGAGCCTGAACCGCCCACAGCAATTCCAAGCAAGCCTGACGATGAGTTCGTTAAGCAGTTACAAGGGGCTATTCAACAAGAATTGACTCAACGGCTGCAAGTCGACTTCAGCTCAAAACCATTGAGTGATCAGGAACTGGCCACCATTGCTGAGCGATCGCCCAAATTTGCTATTCCTGCAAACTCTTCGCCAGCGCTGGCAGCTTCAACCCCGGCGGATATTCCCCCTCGTCTTTGATGCGCTGGATCACGGTGTCCGAGATGGTGAGATTCATTTTTTTGCCTAAAGCCCGCACAATCTCGCCCCGATCAATGACTCCTGCCACTGCATCCGCCGGCGTCAACACTAACAGCCGCGATAGGCCTTGCTGCTCTAACAGCATGATGACTTCTGCCAGAGAGGTCGTTTCGCGAACATTGGTCACGGTCGTCAGCGGTCGGGCGATGTCCATCAACGTTTGCTGTTCCCACTGGCTACGCTCGACATCGCGCACATCCTCAATTTTGACGAGCCCTCGGTACCGCCCATCTGACGCCGCTAAATAGACCGGCGCCTGCGTTGACTGCAAAAGGTATTCATCCGCAAATTCTCGCAGCGACAAATTGGCATCCAGCACACGAAAATCGCGGGCCATCGCATCAGCTGCCGTCAACTCTGATAACGTCTCTTGCAAATCAGCGACCCGTCCATAGTTCGACGCATTGCGGATCGCAAATCCCCCAATCAGCACAATCCAAATCAGGTCGAGACTAGGCTGAGCTAAATAGGCCAGCAAGCCACCGCCAACCGCCGTCCATCCCAAGACCTGACCAGTTCTGGCAGCCCACCGCACCCCTTTGATGCGGCTATTGGTGGCTTTCCAAACTGCTGCTTTGAGCACTTGACCACCATCCAACGGCAGCCCAGGAATCAGATTAAAAACCGTCAAAACCAGATTAATTTGCGCCACATTGGCAAAGAGCACCGCGACAGGGGTCGGCAACGCCAAGAGATTAACGCTGAGCGTCAGCAACATGTATAATCCCAAGCTCACCGCCGGTCCTGCGATCGCTACTTGAAAAGCTTGCCCTGGCGTTTTTGATTCTTGGTCAATCGCCGCAATGCCGCCAAATAGAAACAGCGTAATGGAGTTGACTTTGATGCCTTGAGATTTTGCCACTAGGCTGTGGCCCAACTCGTGAAGTAAGACGGAGCCAAAGAGCAACAGCGCCATGCTGAGGCCCACAATCCAGGCGACATCACCCCAGCTTTGCTGCCAAGTCGGATTGCTGCCGTACACAAACGTGACCAGCAACACGATGATGAACCACGAAGTATCGAGGTAAAGAGGAATTCCTAAAATGGAGCCGACGCGCCATCCAGATTGCATAGTATTAGCCGAGCGTGAACAATAAAGAGAACAAACCTGCCAAGCTCAAAGTCTTTCGGGAAGTTCTTGCTTATGTATTTTAACGGGAGGCTGACCGCAGACTGGTGACGACGACCCGGCTGTCTCGGCGAGATATCCGCCAATGGCGCATCACGACAACCGGGCCACACCTTAGGCAGTTACAAGAGTCCAGCGTTGCCTAAGCCCAAAATCATGCCCGCCCCCAAAATATGACCAAAACTGGCCGTCGCTAGCAGTTCGGGCACACCAAACCCTTCAAATAATCCTGGCAAGCTAAAAGGCAGCGCCGGACCAGCCCCCGGTTTTTGAATCGCGTAGCGGCCGATCGCGATCACAAATAAATTGCACGTAATCATGATGATGGCAGTCTGAAAAGACCAAGCGGGGGTAGTGGGTGCAGCTTGTGCCAACAGCGAAAAAGTAGCAGGAATCAAGGATTCAGCCTCCAACAGACAGGATGATTGGTCTTTTGGATCATAAAGACCCGTAGAATCGAGATCAGCAGAATGTTTAACAGAGTTAACAGGAGAATGATGGCCTGTGTAGATTCTTCTCTTTGGGTAAAGATTTGTGGCTTAACGGTGCCAGGCCAAGCGGTGGAGATCGCCCGCCAAGGGGCCAGTGCAATCGGTTTCATCAGTGCCCCCAAGTCACCGCGCTATGTGACGCCACTGCAAATACAAGCCATCAGTGAGGCCCTGTTAGCCGCTGGCTATGACCAGGTCGAGCGAGTTGGGGTATTTGTGGATGCCTCGTTAGATGACCTGCAAATAGTGGCAATGACCGGACAACTCACCACCTTGCAACTCCACGGTCAAGAATCGCCCACCTACTGCCAGCAGCTCCGCCAATGCTTGCCGCACGTGAAATTGATCAAGGCCTTTCGCATTCGTAATGACACAGATTTAGCCGCCATCCGCCCTTACGAGGATGTTGTCGATGCCTTGCTGCTGGATGCCTATCATCCCCATCTGCAAGGGGGGACGGGAGAAACGCTAGATTGGCGATCGCTCCAAACCTTTCGTCCGGCACAACCCTGGATTTTGGCCGGGGGCATCAATCCCGACAACATTGCCGAAGCGCTGCAACTCACACATCCCGATGGCATCGATCTGTCCAGCGGGGTAGAGCTGAATCCTGGCAATAAATGTCTGCAAAAAACCCAGCAGCTATTTACCCGGCTCCAACAGTTGCCAGCGCTGCCAGCACCGTAACGAACTCCAAGTACTCAAAAACCGGAATGCCATTGAGGCAATTCCGGTACAGATGAGACATACTCGTTGAACTGTAAGGCGATCGCTCTCATTGAAAGAAGTTATCGCGACCGCCCCAAGACTGCCGCTTAGAACAACGACGGCTGATGACGGACTAAACTCAAAAACTCTTCACGAGTTTTGGAATCTTCCTGGAAGCAACCAATCATCGCGCTAGTCACCGTCCAAGAGCCGGGCTTTTGCACACCCCGCATCGACATACACATGTGGCTGGCTTCAACCACCACAGCCACACCTTGCGGATCGAGCACTTCTTGAATAGCTTCAGCCACCTGGCGAGTTAAGCGCTCTTGTACCTGCAGACGACGAGAATACATCTCAACGATGCGAGCCAGCTTGCTGAGACCCACCACACGCTGCTTAGGAATGTAAGCTACGTGGGCACGCCCCATAAAGGGCAACATATGGTGCTCACACAGGCTGAATAAGTTGATATCGCGCACCAACACCATTTCGTTATGACCTTCGTCAAAAATGGCGTTATTCACCAAGTCATCCAGCGACTGGCTGTAGCCACTAGTTAAAAAGCGCATGGCTTCGGCAACACGCTTCGGAGTTTTCAGTAAACCTTCACGCTCAGGATCTTCGCCCAGCGACAATAGCATGGTACGCACGGCATCCATCATCGCCAGTTGGCTTTCGTCAGAAACAGGCTTGGCTGTGGTGCTTTCACCATAAGCTGTGTTGCGGTCAGGCCGAATAGCTGTCATGCCGTTTTGACGCAGGTCGAGGTCTGCGGTGGAACTCGACAAATTGGCACCATTGTTGGTGTTAGAAGACACGGTAGTCATAGTGGATTGGTAATTAATTCTCCAAGCAGTTGAAATTTTGCCGATTGACCGTGAACAACTGACCGATCAAAGGGCACCTCCGCTGGGCATCAACGTAATTTCGTCGATTACCGCGGAATGAGGCAATTGGACAGCGTGAAGGATACTCTGAGCCACAATCGCTGGAGTCAGCATTTGTGAACGCTCAAAATCAGACTGCACTGTCTCGGTGTCCCAAAGCGGGGTGTTAACCGCTCCGGGCGATACTGTCATGACGCGAATGCCATGTTCGCTTTCCTCAGCTCCCAAAACGCGGCCAAGTGTAATTAACCCAGCTTTGCTGGCGCTGTAAGCCCCCCAAGTGGGAAACGCATTATGGGCGGCAATGGAAGCCACATTCATAATGGTTCCCTGACGCTGGGCTCTCATGACGGGCACGACCGCCTGCATGGTGAGCAAAACGCTCGTCAGGTTGAGGTTGAACAAGGTTTGCCAGTCAGTCAGAGGCATGTCAGCCAGACCGCCGGTATAGCCCATGCCCGCGTTGTTAACAAGGATGTTGACGTCGCCAAAATCTTTTAGCAAGTCAGCTAATTTGGCTGCCAAAGTGTCGATCTGGCTGAGGTCGATGCTGTAAGATTTGACTTCAACCGGTAGGTCAGCCAACTCTTGCTGCAAAACATGTAGCTTGTCGGGCTTGCGCGCGACTAGGGCGAGATCAATGCCAGCTTTGGCAAAAGCGATCGCAGTTGCGCGACCAATTCCACTGCTTGCACCGGTAATCAGCGCCCGCTGTTGGCTTTCAGAAGTCATAAACCTGATGTCAAAAATACTTACGATGAGGCTGACCAAATGCTCAACATTCGAGCTTTGCCGCCAGCTAAGATTCACGTCGAGCAGCAGCAGTCCCAATGCCAGAACTGGCCGTAAAACAATATTAACAAATGTAAACCCAGTTTGTGTTGATTCTCATCTGGCCATCGCTGATCATATCAGGACATCGGCGCGAAACCGAAAGTCTTTTGTCTCACCCGCTAGACCACTCTCGTAGAGCTCCAGCCATGAGCCACGCGCTTGTTGAAGCCGTTCCCCATGGTTAGTTGACACCTTCAAGCGCAGTTTAGCCAAGACGTTAAACGACATTTGCGTGAGCAGTTTCGGCAAAGACGCCCACTTGCCGGAATTTTTGGTAGCGCAGTTCCCGGCGTTCTGCTGGAGATAATACCAACAACGATTCCAGGTTATCTCGGAGCGCTTCACGCAAGATTTCTGTAGCTTTCACTGGGTCAGCGTGGGCTCCGCCCAATGGCTCTGGCAGCAGCACATCGAGAATACCGAGATTCATCAAATCCAACGCAGTGATTTTGAGGGCTTCGGCAGCTTCGGCGGCGCGGCCCGCATCTTTCCACAAAATAGCCGCACAAGCTTCTGGACTCGCTACGGTGTAGACCGAGTGTTCCAACATCATGAGGCGATCGCCAACGCCGATGCCTAACGCTCCACCCGAGCCCCCTTCACCAATGACAGTGCAGATAATGGGGACATCGAGCGCAAACATTTCACGCAGGTTATAAGCGATCGCCTCGCCTTGCCCCAACTCTTCAGCTTCGTAACCAGGAAAAGCCCCGGGAGTGTCAATGAACGTAAAAATTGGCATGTTAAAGCGATTGGCATGTTGCATCAACCGCATGGCTTTGCGATAGCCACCTGGCGAGGCCATGCCAAAATTCCGCGCCACATTATCCTTGGTGTCGCGACCCTTTTGATTGCCCAACATAACGACCGGACGCCCCTCGAACCGGGCAATGCCTCCCACCAAAGCAGGGTCATCTTTGCCGGAACCGCGATCGCCATGCAGCTCAATCCACTCGTCGCTAATCGCTTGAATATAATCCAACGTGCTCGGACGGCGAGGATGGCGAGCGACCTGCAGCCGTTGCGCTGGGGTCAAACTCGCGAAAATTTCTTGCCGCAGTTGGTCCGCACGGGTCTCTAACTGCCGCAGTTGTGCGGAAACATCGACTTCATTGTCTTCTGCCAAATTACGAATCTGGTCAATGCGCTCTTCCAGCTCCACCAGCGGCTTTTCAAAATCTAACAGAATGGTTTTGCGTTGGGTCGTCGGCATAATTTCAACTAAATCGGTTTCAGAGTCACGGCAAGCTAATGGCAGCTAAATGCAATTCAGGCTGATCAAATCAGGAAACCTCTTTCAGTAAGCATAGCGGCTCCTGTTTTTCTCTCTTGAGGGATTCACAGACTGCGATCGCCCAGTTCGTCGTCTATCCGCCACACGACTAGACAAACACTCCCATAACTCAAGCACTGATGAGCCATCAGCAAGCTATGACAGCGAAAGCTTGCACAGGGCTGTCAGGGCATATCATGGGTTTTCCCTAGCCGTAGTCAAGACCCTCCCGAAACAAGAGACGGAGAATTGAGCTGAAGCAACGGGCGGAAGCCGTGACGTACCGAAGATTGACCAATCATGTCCATTTTTTCCAGGGTGATTTGGTTGCGGCCCCATGAAAAGTTCGTGTACCACTTTTCAAACTCCAGCAACATGGACTCGGCAAAACACGCAAATAACTGCCGCGCTGGCACATCCATATTCACAATGGTCATAATGCGCCAGTCAATATCCAGGGAATGTTCGACAATGCCCCCTTTCAAGACATAGACACCTTCGGCGTTAAAGTGAGTATCCAAATTTTTGGGATAACCGCCATCAATCATGAGGCAAGGTCGTTTGAGAATAGACGGGTCAATATTGACCCCCTTAGGCATACTCGCGACCCAAACCACAATGTCGGCCTGGGCCACAGCCTGCTCCAGGCTATCGGCAACCGTGCCTCGACCCAGCTCTGTTTGCAGGTTTTGCAAACGCTCTCGGTTCCGCGCCACTAACAACAACTCTTGAATGTCCGTGCGAGCGGTAAGCCAACGACAAACGGCACTGCCGATATCACCCGTAGCCCCACACACCGCAACAGTGGCGGTGGAAAGATTGATATCCAACTTTGCGGCAGCGGCCTCAACTTGCCGACAAATGATGTAAGCCGTGTGAGTGTTGCCCGTCGTAAAACGCTCAAATTCCAACGAGACATTGCGCACCTGCCGCATCTGACTCAAATTAAAATTTTCAAAGATAATCGATGAAAATCCTCCTAAAGCCGTGATGTCAATGCCGTTTTTCTGAGCATGAGCCATCGCATTGACCACTTTACGAGCCGCTGTTTTGATGCGGCGAGCGGCCAGCATCTCAGGGAGAAAACAGGATTCGACGTAACGCCCTTCAATTACCTGCCCTGTAGCGCTAGTGACTTTGATGTCGTCAACAATCTGTGGCGGTGCGCTACACCAAAAATCGAGCCCTTGATCAGCATATTCGGGATAACCCAGGTCCCGTGCGACTGCTTGAGCGTGATCGAGACTAGTTAAGTGTCCAATAAGACCAAACATCGGTAATCCTGCGTGCCACCTGTGAGGGAATAAAGAATGAGGCGATAGCCAAAGATTTTCTCACCATACAGCATTTTTTACTTACCAAAGTCCATCATGCGATCGGAAAGTGCGGACTTTACTCAGCGCCCATTAGAACGACTGCATCAGCAACTTCACCGCCATTCAGCATATGAGTCTCGGGGCGTAGCCAAGCTCAAGCGCATGTTCACCGGGAGAAAACCGCTCCACCTGCGATGTTGAAGAATATTTGTAAAAAATGCGATCGCGACCTTGAGATTAAGGCGCGATCGCATCTTTACCCGTGAAAGCCAACTCATGACGGTGGCTTTCATACGATTATCACTTTCGTCTAGGCATAAACGAAACTTAAACAGTTGCCAGCCCTTGCGCCGACAACTTCATGACTTCACGGCTCGAAAAGCCAATGTTACCAAGCGCTTCACCGTAGGTAATCATGAAATCCTCAACGAGGGCTTCTTTTTCCATCCCTAAGACATTCGCATCATCCGCAACTTGATTAAGCATGGCCCAAACAATCGGCAGATTTTGGCGATTGGCTTCTTCTAGCTCAGCTTTGGAAGCTTCGAAGTTAGCTTTGAGCCACTCCTCTCCAAAATTGAGGTGCATATACTCGTCCTTAACGACGCCCTCAGTAATTTTGCGGGCAAAATCATCGGCAACGGGAATATAGATGTTGTAAGCCGAAATTGCAAAAGTTTCGATGATCAGTGACTGAATTAATAAACAAGTCACGATCTTGCCTTCGTCCCAGGCTTGCTTAAAATTCGTGTGCAGTTGCTCAAAAAAAGCTTGCGCGAACGCCATATCGGCAGTCACGGACAAATTCCTGCCGCATGCCTGAAAGCCTTTCATGTGGCGCTTTTCCATCTTAGCCAAACGCAAGAGATCATCCTTAGCGTCGGGGATGAGTTCTGCCAACTTACAGTAGTTGTCGAATGCCTCTTGCTCACCCTCAATTACGATCGCATTGATCCGGCTGTAAGCGTCTTTGTAGCTCTCAGACTGGTAATCGAGTGCAGGAGTGATATCCAACTGTTGCATAGCTATATAGTCCTTGCGTCTAGCATATGATACTGTCAATCCTGCTCCCAATAATACACCTCTAAAGTCAAGACCCCGCAACATAAAATATTACTGGGAAGCGGACCGAACTCATTTCAGTCTAGCTTTAGAAAAGCGGGGTCGAGGCAGTAAGTCTGATTTAGTCAACGCTGTGCCTGACTCGAGCAAATTTGATGGGTTGAGCTAGGGTGTCGATTGATAGAGACTGACCTATCAGTGCTCAAAAGAATCGATCTAAGCAGTCCAGAAGTTACATCTAACTGTATTTTTATCATCGGCACTGCTGGTAAAACGCTGACGTGCTCTGCTGAACGGTACCCCAAACGACTTACCGCCGAGGAAATTATCCCCTCGGCAGTAAGCTTGATGATGTGCATGGCCTAGTTCGAAACCGTTCCCAAATAAGACCCATCACTCTTCACTCAATCAAGGGGCCATGCACTGAAATAACCTTCCCAGACCAGCGCAGGACCTGAAAGGGTTGGGCAATGCCAAGCCCCAACGATTGTGGATGCTATTTTCAGGCAACTTCCTAACCAGAATTGATCGCTATCCTGGCGACAGCCGCCTGAATAAACTCGACATAAGTGCTCGGATCCATCACTCTGGCGAATTACATCCTCTTCTTCTGCAGGCACTTACACGCTGCACTATTTTTGTCGAGCGCGCTGATAGTACACCGGCGAGCCCTGATCAGCCACAAAATGGCAGGTGCGATAAGAACGCCAAAAGCTTTTCCAGATAGGCGTAGTCGATTTGCGATAATAGCTGCCCAAGACTGGCTTAATTGCTTCAGTCGCCGTTTGCAGATGATAGTGAGGAATGCTCAAAAAGATGTGGTGAGCTACATGGGTGCCAATGTCGTGATGAATTGGATTTAAAATCCCATAGTCACGGTCAATGGTGGACAAAGCCCCCTTTAGGAAAAACCAGTCTTCGTCGGGATACCAAGGAATATCAGCTTCGGTATGGTGCAGGTAAGTGACTAAATCGAGCCACATTACGAAAATCACATAAGGCACTCCGTAATAGGCCCCTAACGCCAGCCAACCAATTTGGCTGCCAATTGCAACTAGCAACGCCAGCATTCCCAACAACCAAATCGTGCTGGTCAGAACGTCCCACTTTTCGCTGGGCTTAAACAGGGGACTGTCAGGCAGGAAATGAGAACCACCGGGGCGACTGGGCGATCGCCGAAATAAGTAGACCGGATATGCAATCAACGGTGCGTAAAAGCGAACCAGTTTTTCGGGCCAGGTCATCTCGTTGTACTTCGTTTCACTGACGGGATACCAGCTTTCATCGGTGTCCAGGTTTCCTGTGTTGGCGTGGTGGGTACGATGGCTGATCCGCCAACCATGAAAGGGGACCAAAATAGGCGTATGGCTGAGGTGACCGACTAGATTATTGACCCACTTGTATTTAGAAAAAGAGCCGTGACCGCAATCGTGACCAACGACAAATAACGCCCAGAACATAGTGCCTTGGGCGAACCAATAAATGGGCCACAGCCACCACGCTTGGATGGCAGTGGCGGCAAAGAATAAGCCAGCAATAATGCCAATATCCAAAAAGAAATAAGCCAGCGATCGCGGTAGAGAAGGCGCAAAACAATAATCCGGAATCGCTGCACGCAGATCTTTCAGCGTAAACGGCAGCTCACTAGGGGTCGCTGCAAGACGACTCACTGACGAGGGTGGTTCGGAAGAAGGAGGAGATTGTAATTGCACAGATGAAGGCCAATCGAAGGATAAGGTGTGAACCGCTAAACCCATAGGCTTAGCAAGACAAGATCAACCAACTAGTGTTGAGCTAGCGATTCATGCTCTCAACACTATCGGCATGGAAAATACTGGGTGAGCCTATCGCAAGCTCTGAAAGGAGCGATAAGCATTCACTTCGTCATATAAGTGACATTGGCGCGTAATCTGAGCCATGAGTTGCCAAGAAAACTGACGAATGTGGATGTGCTCACCCCAGTTGCTCATCAGGCTCTGATGAGCGCGGCGCAAATTGTAAGAGGGAATACCCACGGATAAGTGGTGAGGAACATGCACATTGATGTCGTGACAGAGCACCTCAACCCACTTGGGATACGTGCAATGGACAGTGCCAGCGAGTTGAGCAGGAACTGCGGACCATTGAGCAACTGGACGAAACTGAATCTCAGGAATCGTGTGATGCACAATCGTAAAAGTGCTCATCCAAAAGTGATACCCCAGCCAGGGCATGAGCCAGAATTTCACAATGCCCCACAGCCCGAGTGTGAAGTACATCGTAGGAAAAAAGACTGCGGCAAAGGCTAGCACGACTGCGATTGAAGTTTTTACCGCTCGGCGATCGCGCTCGGCAAAGTTGCTGACCCTAAAGTGCAGAACGGCCCAATGTGCAATTGAGCCCACCCACCAAAAACTGCCTCTGAGGAGG is from Leptolyngbya iicbica LK and encodes:
- a CDS encoding YbjN domain-containing protein, whose product is MTATPLGLETLTTLPEDDESPATANHVEVIETVISSLEQYDSAMVSHSDQGILWKFQYGSVEVFVQLTGNSDEDILTVWSPVLALPAKDEPGLMRHILEMNCGETFESCFGILGSQVVVLASRPLADISPGEISRLMTIVATIADDNDEALQAEYGA
- a CDS encoding lipoyl protein ligase domain-containing protein; the protein is MNTGAAQMALDSWMLDQIVTEDRAPILRFYRWSAITISLGYHQRQWPEHWSNLTWQKQPIELVRRPTGGRAVLHQGDLTYAIAMPLVGSRQTAYQLICDALIAAWRQFGVTLHYGTAGSGYRHQANCFALATQADLVTSEGYKLIGSAQLRRDRYVLQHGSMRLWPQFDLAKQVFGCLSAAEPEPPTAIPSKPDDEFVKQLQGAIQQELTQRLQVDFSSKPLSDQELATIAERSPKFAIPANSSPALAASTPADIPPRL
- a CDS encoding site-2 protease family protein yields the protein MQSGWRVGSILGIPLYLDTSWFIIVLLVTFVYGSNPTWQQSWGDVAWIVGLSMALLLFGSVLLHELGHSLVAKSQGIKVNSITLFLFGGIAAIDQESKTPGQAFQVAIAGPAVSLGLYMLLTLSVNLLALPTPVAVLFANVAQINLVLTVFNLIPGLPLDGGQVLKAAVWKATNSRIKGVRWAARTGQVLGWTAVGGGLLAYLAQPSLDLIWIVLIGGFAIRNASNYGRVADLQETLSELTAADAMARDFRVLDANLSLREFADEYLLQSTQAPVYLAASDGRYRGLVKIEDVRDVERSQWEQQTLMDIARPLTTVTNVRETTSLAEVIMLLEQQGLSRLLVLTPADAVAGVIDRGEIVRALGKKMNLTISDTVIQRIKDEGEYPPGLKLPALAKSLQE
- the psaK gene encoding photosystem I reaction center subunit PsaK, with protein sequence MIPATFSLLAQAAPTTPAWSFQTAIIMITCNLFVIAIGRYAIQKPGAGPALPFSLPGLFEGFGVPELLATASFGHILGAGMILGLGNAGLL
- a CDS encoding phosphoribosylanthranilate isomerase, producing the protein MACVDSSLWVKICGLTVPGQAVEIARQGASAIGFISAPKSPRYVTPLQIQAISEALLAAGYDQVERVGVFVDASLDDLQIVAMTGQLTTLQLHGQESPTYCQQLRQCLPHVKLIKAFRIRNDTDLAAIRPYEDVVDALLLDAYHPHLQGGTGETLDWRSLQTFRPAQPWILAGGINPDNIAEALQLTHPDGIDLSSGVELNPGNKCLQKTQQLFTRLQQLPALPAP
- the folE gene encoding GTP cyclohydrolase I FolE, with translation MTAIRPDRNTAYGESTTAKPVSDESQLAMMDAVRTMLLSLGEDPEREGLLKTPKRVAEAMRFLTSGYSQSLDDLVNNAIFDEGHNEMVLVRDINLFSLCEHHMLPFMGRAHVAYIPKQRVVGLSKLARIVEMYSRRLQVQERLTRQVAEAIQEVLDPQGVAVVVEASHMCMSMRGVQKPGSWTVTSAMIGCFQEDSKTREEFLSLVRHQPSLF
- a CDS encoding SDR family oxidoreductase — its product is MTSESQQRALITGASSGIGRATAIAFAKAGIDLALVARKPDKLHVLQQELADLPVEVKSYSIDLSQIDTLAAKLADLLKDFGDVNILVNNAGMGYTGGLADMPLTDWQTLFNLNLTSVLLTMQAVVPVMRAQRQGTIMNVASIAAHNAFPTWGAYSASKAGLITLGRVLGAEESEHGIRVMTVSPGAVNTPLWDTETVQSDFERSQMLTPAIVAQSILHAVQLPHSAVIDEITLMPSGGAL
- a CDS encoding acetyl-CoA carboxylase carboxyltransferase subunit alpha — translated: MPTTQRKTILLDFEKPLVELEERIDQIRNLAEDNEVDVSAQLRQLETRADQLRQEIFASLTPAQRLQVARHPRRPSTLDYIQAISDEWIELHGDRGSGKDDPALVGGIARFEGRPVVMLGNQKGRDTKDNVARNFGMASPGGYRKAMRLMQHANRFNMPIFTFIDTPGAFPGYEAEELGQGEAIAYNLREMFALDVPIICTVIGEGGSGGALGIGVGDRLMMLEHSVYTVASPEACAAILWKDAGRAAEAAEALKITALDLMNLGILDVLLPEPLGGAHADPVKATEILREALRDNLESLLVLSPAERRELRYQKFRQVGVFAETAHANVV
- a CDS encoding long-chain acyl-[acyl-carrier-protein] reductase — protein: MFGLIGHLTSLDHAQAVARDLGYPEYADQGLDFWCSAPPQIVDDIKVTSATGQVIEGRYVESCFLPEMLAARRIKTAARKVVNAMAHAQKNGIDITALGGFSSIIFENFNLSQMRQVRNVSLEFERFTTGNTHTAYIICRQVEAAAAKLDINLSTATVAVCGATGDIGSAVCRWLTARTDIQELLLVARNRERLQNLQTELGRGTVADSLEQAVAQADIVVWVASMPKGVNIDPSILKRPCLMIDGGYPKNLDTHFNAEGVYVLKGGIVEHSLDIDWRIMTIVNMDVPARQLFACFAESMLLEFEKWYTNFSWGRNQITLEKMDMIGQSSVRHGFRPLLQLNSPSLVSGGS
- a CDS encoding aldehyde oxygenase (deformylating), translated to MQQLDITPALDYQSESYKDAYSRINAIVIEGEQEAFDNYCKLAELIPDAKDDLLRLAKMEKRHMKGFQACGRNLSVTADMAFAQAFFEQLHTNFKQAWDEGKIVTCLLIQSLIIETFAISAYNIYIPVADDFARKITEGVVKDEYMHLNFGEEWLKANFEASKAELEEANRQNLPIVWAMLNQVADDANVLGMEKEALVEDFMITYGEALGNIGFSSREVMKLSAQGLATV
- a CDS encoding fatty acid desaturase, which translates into the protein MSRLAATPSELPFTLKDLRAAIPDYCFAPSLPRSLAYFFLDIGIIAGLFFAATAIQAWWLWPIYWFAQGTMFWALFVVGHDCGHGSFSKYKWVNNLVGHLSHTPILVPFHGWRISHRTHHANTGNLDTDESWYPVSETKYNEMTWPEKLVRFYAPLIAYPVYLFRRSPSRPGGSHFLPDSPLFKPSEKWDVLTSTIWLLGMLALLVAIGSQIGWLALGAYYGVPYVIFVMWLDLVTYLHHTEADIPWYPDEDWFFLKGALSTIDRDYGILNPIHHDIGTHVAHHIFLSIPHYHLQTATEAIKPVLGSYYRKSTTPIWKSFWRSYRTCHFVADQGSPVYYQRARQK
- a CDS encoding fatty acid desaturase, whose protein sequence is MTATLPSSAGAFSPAANASQLHELKLSDVIQTIPKSCFEKDWRKAWFSVLVTLLSVAAGIGAIAIVPWYLLPFAWFFAGTAATGLFVVGHDCGHRSFAKRRWVNNWVGHIMMMPLIYPFHCWRILHDHHHVHTNKLHVDNAWEPWTVEAFQAAPQWLQKGYRLLRGSFWWVGSIAHWAVLHFRVSNFAERDRRAVKTSIAVVLAFAAVFFPTMYFTLGLWGIVKFWLMPWLGYHFWMSTFTIVHHTIPEIQFRPVAQWSAVPAQLAGTVHCTYPKWVEVLCHDINVHVPHHLSVGIPSYNLRRAHQSLMSNWGEHIHIRQFSWQLMAQITRQCHLYDEVNAYRSFQSLR